From the Achromobacter xylosoxidans A8 genome, the window GGCGCAGAACGTCATATTGCTCGCGCGACAGTCGTTCGCGCCATTGCGCGTCGCTCAGCGTGTAGGGAAAGGTCTGGGCGGCGGCGGCCGGGCCGCCGCGCGCGGCCAGGACCGGGGCCAGGCCGGCGGCGATGGCCGCCGCGCCGCCCAGGCCCAGGAACTGCCTGCGGTGTAGTCTCATGACATGCTCCGGATCGGGGCTGCTCGGGTGGGTGTTATTTGCTCATGCCGTCCTTGGACATGCCGCCTTTCGACATGCCGTCCTTGGACATGGAATCCTTGGACATGCCATCTTTCGACATACCGTCCTTGGACATCCCGTCTTTCGACATGCCTTCCTTGGACATGGAGCCCTTGGACATGCCGTCTTTCGACATGCCGTCCTTGGACATCGAATCCTTGGACATGCCGCCCTTCGACATGCCGTCCTTGGACATGGAATCCTTGGACATCGAGCCGCCGCCCGCGGCGTCCTTGCTCATGTTGTCGGCGGCGTGGACGGCCGCGGCGCCGAAGGCCAGGCACAGGGACAGCGCGGCGGTGGTAGCGATTTTCTTCATGATGCGTTCCTTTATGGAGTATGAAAGATTCCACCTAGCTGCCGCCGAACCAGTTGTAGCCCTGGTCCTCCCAGTAACCGCCTGGGTAGGTGTTGGTGACGAAAATTGCCTGTATGTGCTTGGGGTTCTTGTAGCCAAGCTTGGTGGGCATGCGCAGCTTCATGGGGAAGCCGTACTCGGGTGGCAGCGTCTGGCCGTCGTAGGTCAGCGCCAGGATGGTCTGGGGATGCAGCGCGGTGGGCATGTCGATGCTGGTGTAGTAGTCGTCGGCGCACTTGAAACCGACGTACTTGGCGTTCAGGTCCGCGCCCACGCGCTTGAGAAAGGCAGAGAACGGCACGCCGCCCCATTTGCCGATGGCGCTCCAGCCTTCCACGCAGATGTGCCGTGTCACCTGGTCGATCTGCGCCATGGCGCGCAGTTCTTCCAGCCGCCAGCGGCGCTTGTCGGCGACCAGGCCGCTGACTTCCAGCCGGAACGATTCCTCGTCCACATGCCGCACCTCGCCGATGCCGTAATAGGCGTTGAACGGGAAGGGCCGAGTGATCATGGATTCGGGATAGGTGGGCGCCAGCTTGTTGGGGTCGAAGATCCAGCCCTGCACCCGGTCGTTGAAGCGCGAAACAGCCGTCAGCGCCTTTTCCACGCTTTCATCGTCCGACAGCGAGCAGCCCGACAGCATGGCCAACCCGCCCAAAGTCAGGCTGCTGCGCAGGAAGGCGCGGCGCGAGGGTTGTTCGATCCGCTTTTCCAGGATCTTTCCGGCTTCCTTGAGGATGGCCGGGCCGTCCAGGCCGGGCAGGGAGGGACGTTTGTGCTGGCTCACGGAGGGCTCCTTATTTGCCGCGGATCATGGCGATCAGGCTGCGCGGCACCAGCGCCACCATCACCAGGTGGACCGCCACGAACGCCGTCAGCAAGGCCATGGCGATGAAATGCACGCGGCGCGCGGCTTCGTATCCGCCCATCAGTTCGCGCAGCAGGTCGAACTGCACCGACTTCCACAGCACCAGTCCGGACAGGACCAGCACGGCGATATCGGCCATCACGAACAGGTAGGCCAGGCGCTGCACCTGGTTGTAGCGGCGCGGGTCGGCGTGGGCGAGCTTGCCGCGCAGTGCCGCGCCCAGGTCGGCGGCCAGGCTGCGGATGCTCAAGGGGAAGAACTTGCGCCAGAGGCGGCCGGTGGCCAGATTCATGGCCAGGTACAGGACGCCGTTGAAGAACAGCAGCCACATGCCGGCGAAGTGCCATTGCAGGGCGCCGCCCAGCCAGCCGCCCAGCGTGATCTCACGGGGAAACACGAAGTCGAACAGGGGCGAAGCGTTGTAGATGCGCCAGCCGCTGGTGACCATGATGACCACGGCCAGGGCATTGAGCCAGTGCATGATGCGCAGCCAGCCCGGATGGATGGGAGCGTTTGCCGGCGGCATGGACGGCGCGTCGTGGCTTGCGGGAGTGGCCAACATGGCGGGGCTCCGGAGGGCTTGTTGTCGTTGGAGCCATTCTTCTCCGGGGCCGATACCGAAGTCCTCACGCAAACTTAAATTAATTGTGATAACTCGGCGGCGCGGATTGGCGACAATAGGCGCATAGCCCCTCTATAGAGTTTCCCGCCCATGGACACGCCCCGACGCGTACTCATCGTCGAAGACGACGCCCACATCGCCGAACTGCTGCGCCTGCATCTGCGGGACGAAGGCTATGCGGTCGAGCATGCCGCCGACGGCAACGAAGGCATGCGGCGGCTGGAGGAAGGCAGCTGGGACGCGCTGGTGCTGGATCTGATGCTGCCCGGCATCGACGGCCTGGAGATCTGCAAGCGGGCCCGCGCCATGGCGCGTTACACCCCCATCATCATCACCAGCGCGCGCTCCAGCGAGGTGCACCGCATCCTGGGCCTGGAGCTGGGTGCGGACGATTACCTCGCCAAGCCGTTCTCCATGCTGGAACTGGTGGCGCGGGTGCGGGCGCTGCTGCGCCGCAGCGACGCGCTGGAGCGCAATGCGCGCATCGACGCCGGCAGCCTGGCCCTGCATGGCGTGTCCCTCGATCCGGTGGCGCGCACGGCCGAGGTCGACGGCCGCCGGCTGGATCTGACGCCGCGCGAGTTCGACCTGCTGCATTTCTTCGCGCGGCATCCGGACAAGGTCTACTCGCGCATGGATCTGCTGAACCAGGTATGGGGCTACCAGCACGAAGGCTATGAACACACGGTCAATACCCACATCAACCGGCTGCGCACCAAGATCGAGGCGGACCCGTCCGATCCGCAACGCATTCTGACGGTCTGGGGCAAGGGCTACAAATTCGCCGCGGGACCGGGCGGCGCGGGAGGCGCATCATGAAGCGGTTCACGCTCACCCAACGGCTGTCGGCCGTGTTCGCGCTGCTACTGCTGGCCTGCTGCGGCGCTTCGGCGTGGCTGCAGATCGCGGCCAATTCCCGCTACGAGCAAGAGGTGGTGCAGCGCCTGTCCAGCGGCCTGGCGCAGCACATCGCCGGCGCCAACGAATTGATGGACACCAATGGCTGGAAGCCCGCCGCGGTGCGCTCGCTGTTCGATATGCTGATGGCGGTGAACCCTGCGGTGGAGGTCTATCTGCTGTCCAACGACGGCCGCATCGTGGGCGATGCCGCGCCCGCCGGCCAGATCAAGCGCGACCGCGTCGACCTGGGACCCGTCCAGCGCCTATTGGCAGGAGAGATGCTGCCGATCACGGGCGACGACCCGCGCAGCCTGGACGCGCGCAAGGTCTTCAGCGCCGCGCCGGTGCGCGTGGGCGGGCAGGAGAAGGGCTACGTCTACGTGGTGCTGCAAGGCCAGGCGCACGACGCGCTGGCGATGGCGGTGTCGCGCAGCTCCGTGCTGCGCACGACGCTGTGGTCCATCGCGCTGGTCGCGCTGCTGGGGCTGGTGGCGGGCCTGGCGGCCTTCGCCTTGATCACGCGCCCGCTGCGCGGCCTGACGCGGGCCGTGCGCACCTTCGACGGCGACGACGGGCAAGCGCTGGCCGCGCTGGAGCGTCCGGGCGACGCTTCGGACCGCAATGGCGACGAGATCGCGCTGCTGCGGCGCAGCTTCGTGCAGATGGGCAAGCGCATCTCGGACCAGTGGCGCGAATTGACGCGTCAGGACCAGCAGCGGCGCGACCTGGTCGCCAACATCTCGCACGATCTGCGCACGCCGCTGACTTCGCTGCACGGCTATCTGGAAACGCTGAGGCTGAAGGACCAGTCGCTGGATCCGGACGAACGCCGCCGCTACCTGGACATTGCGTTGGCGCAAAGCCGCAAGGTCGGCCGCCTGGCGCAGGAACTGTTCGAACTGGCGCGCCTGGAGTCCGGGCTGGTGCGGCTGGAGCCCGAAACCTTTTCCTTGCCGGAACTGGTGCAGGACGTGATCCAGAAGTTCGAACTGGCGGCCGAGGCCCGCCAGCAGCGCCTGACCACGGATATCCCGCAGGAGCTGCCGCCGGTGCGCGCGGACTTGGGTCTGATCGAGCGTGTGCTGACCAACCTGCTGGACAACGCGATCCGCCACAGTCCGCCAGGGGGGCTCATCGAATTGCGGTTGGGCAGCGCGCAGAACCTGGTGCAGGTGCAGGTCAGCGATACCGGCGAGGGGATTCCGCAGGCGCTGCGCGCCGGCCTCTTCACCCGGGCCAGCGCCTTGAACCGCGGCCCGGGCGATGGCGGCGGTCTGGGATTGGTGATCGTGCAGCGCATTTTGCAGCTGCATCACAGCGAGATCAGGCTGGTGGACCACGCCGGATCGGGCGCGGTGTTCCAGTTCGACCTGGCTGCGGCGCGTTAGCGTCCTGGCCCTGTGGCACAGGACGCCAGAAGGCGCTGGGCTGCATTTACTCGTCGCGAGCGCCGGGGTTGGCAGCGCGAACCAGCCGCCGCACCGTGCCGCGCGATGCGTCCACCTCCAGGACGTCGCCCGTGGCGACCTGTTGCATGATGCCCTGCACATTGACCACCGCCGGGATGCCGAACTCGCGCGCCACGATGGCGCCGTGCGACAGATAGCCGCCAGCCTCCATGACCAGCGCGCCCGCTCGCAGGAACAGCGGCGTCCAGGCCGGGTCGGTGGACGCGGCGACGAGGATGCCGCCCGCCGGCATGGCCAGGCCTTCGGACGGCGTGCGGGCCACGAAGGCGCTTGCCCGCGCGCGGCCGCCAGCGGCGGGGGTGCCGTGCCAGGCTGCGGCGGAACCGGAATCGCCAGTTGCGGGGGACGTCGGTACGGCCGCGCGGGCCTCGGCGTATTCGGCGTATTCGGCGTATTCGGCGATGACGTCGCGATCCGGGGTCGAGGCCCACGACTCCAGCTGCGCGCGGCGTAGGGCGGCGCGGTGGCCCGCGGCGGCGGGAGCCAGCCTGGCTTCGGCCAGGGCGACGAGTTCGGCGGCGGTCAGATGGAAGACGTCGTCCGCGGCGGCCAGGCCGTCTGGACGGACGAAGCGCCGGCCGAGCGCAAGGGCATTCTTGCGGGCCACCGCCAGATAGGCCACCAGCACGCTGCGCGCGGCTTCGCGCTGCCTGCCTTCGAGGCCGGCCGCGGTCAGCAGCTTGGCGGCCAGCGGGCGCTGCCAGAAGGGCAATGCCGCGCGCAGGCGCTGGCGGGCCTGGCTGGCCGAGCTGTCCT encodes:
- a CDS encoding pentapeptide MXKDX repeat protein, producing MKKIATTAALSLCLAFGAAAVHAADNMSKDAAGGGSMSKDSMSKDGMSKGGMSKDSMSKDGMSKDGMSKGSMSKEGMSKDGMSKDGMSKDGMSKDSMSKDGMSKGGMSKDGMSK
- a CDS encoding molybdopterin-dependent oxidoreductase, whose translation is MSQHKRPSLPGLDGPAILKEAGKILEKRIEQPSRRAFLRSSLTLGGLAMLSGCSLSDDESVEKALTAVSRFNDRVQGWIFDPNKLAPTYPESMITRPFPFNAYYGIGEVRHVDEESFRLEVSGLVADKRRWRLEELRAMAQIDQVTRHICVEGWSAIGKWGGVPFSAFLKRVGADLNAKYVGFKCADDYYTSIDMPTALHPQTILALTYDGQTLPPEYGFPMKLRMPTKLGYKNPKHIQAIFVTNTYPGGYWEDQGYNWFGGS
- a CDS encoding cytochrome b/b6 domain-containing protein encodes the protein MLATPASHDAPSMPPANAPIHPGWLRIMHWLNALAVVIMVTSGWRIYNASPLFDFVFPREITLGGWLGGALQWHFAGMWLLFFNGVLYLAMNLATGRLWRKFFPLSIRSLAADLGAALRGKLAHADPRRYNQVQRLAYLFVMADIAVLVLSGLVLWKSVQFDLLRELMGGYEAARRVHFIAMALLTAFVAVHLVMVALVPRSLIAMIRGK
- a CDS encoding response regulator transcription factor; this encodes MDTPRRVLIVEDDAHIAELLRLHLRDEGYAVEHAADGNEGMRRLEEGSWDALVLDLMLPGIDGLEICKRARAMARYTPIIITSARSSEVHRILGLELGADDYLAKPFSMLELVARVRALLRRSDALERNARIDAGSLALHGVSLDPVARTAEVDGRRLDLTPREFDLLHFFARHPDKVYSRMDLLNQVWGYQHEGYEHTVNTHINRLRTKIEADPSDPQRILTVWGKGYKFAAGPGGAGGAS
- a CDS encoding sensor histidine kinase, translating into MKRFTLTQRLSAVFALLLLACCGASAWLQIAANSRYEQEVVQRLSSGLAQHIAGANELMDTNGWKPAAVRSLFDMLMAVNPAVEVYLLSNDGRIVGDAAPAGQIKRDRVDLGPVQRLLAGEMLPITGDDPRSLDARKVFSAAPVRVGGQEKGYVYVVLQGQAHDALAMAVSRSSVLRTTLWSIALVALLGLVAGLAAFALITRPLRGLTRAVRTFDGDDGQALAALERPGDASDRNGDEIALLRRSFVQMGKRISDQWRELTRQDQQRRDLVANISHDLRTPLTSLHGYLETLRLKDQSLDPDERRRYLDIALAQSRKVGRLAQELFELARLESGLVRLEPETFSLPELVQDVIQKFELAAEARQQRLTTDIPQELPPVRADLGLIERVLTNLLDNAIRHSPPGGLIELRLGSAQNLVQVQVSDTGEGIPQALRAGLFTRASALNRGPGDGGGLGLVIVQRILQLHHSEIRLVDHAGSGAVFQFDLAAAR